ataaatgGAATATCATATTGCTATCAGAGCCTactattaaacttaaaataattgcCAGGTAAGACTTTACAATGAAGTATTTAAagtttattgttattatctTGTAATATATTATGTCTTTCTTTATGTTAATCTCttccatttttaaattatatacattttttaaacatggttttttatttatttttgtttaacatTTTCTATCAATTGCTCAATGCGGTTCAGATCAAGTTCAGGTTcgcaatttatatattttgttaagcgaggtttagactagcaagaacttgcatgcaatttacgttacattgctgactactaaggttaactgcatacaaaatgtttatcaaataccgcaatgtaatgagaattgcatgcaagttcttgctagtctaaacctagctttagttaaaatattttactaagctccctccacactcgtggcGAAaccgagtgtggagtctagttcgctaatcagggAAATCGGCtcaacactcgcgttcgcggcttcgcgccgcgtagtctggagagCCCTTTACAACTAATACAATAAATACCATAATTTATTTCGATAAAATGATGATTGTACAATCTTGCCGCACAACATCTCTTTCATGTGCCCTTATATGTATGGTACAACGATAGCAATGAAATAGATGTAtctaggtaagtacctatgtgGAGGGCGCTTTACGCAAATCTGCGTAGGGGCGCCACTGAGAGGTTAGTTAGTTAGGAAGGTTCGGTAGATAATTTTTCTATCGTTACGTTTTTTTGAAAATGttaaatcccatcaaaaacattacatgtaaaaagatgcaagtctcgcaaagcaattcttctactacaaaaaagttttgagatgtaatgtgaaaccaagtcggtattttagtcagtatatttttaatacatataatgacttggcaaagTCAAAACCTAAAATAAGGAaccttagaattgattataattaactttctcgCGTTAATAACTCTCTGCATATTGATTCAATCGAAAAATTGTAAggaatctttcttgtaggcaattttatgcaGATTACTTTTGTAGGAGAATATTTTTGCTATGCGCCACTGTTTAAGAGTTATTTCcgaaaatctaaaaaaaggatcttagaattgattataattaactttcccgcgttAATATCGAAAAACGAACGAAAACCTAGaaaaagcttttgtttaatctttaaaggGCTGTATATTTGGAACCATAGCAGATGGGTACTCCAAACTTTCAGAAAATACGTGTTATTATTACTGCTATTTTctgcaataattattataaaaaaatatattaaaaaaatatgggtctccatacaaggaactcattagggtcggtaataatggccgccattttgaatatcTCACTTTCGAAGTCAAAATTTCGATCGGGCAACCGGCAAATTTggattcagcggggtcaaattaggttaaaaacccggttgccaaaaagtaacatgatttgccagtcgAAATCGATTTTATCTAAAATCTATATATTCTTTGGCCTCCACGCGGTAACGGGAGCCTACCCTGGTGAGTGTTTAATATACACTTATTTATGCTTATATAATCGACATCCTAGCTATTTTCACATGTCacatacatttaatatacatttataataattataggacaccgcaatgtataaaaaaactttggaGTTGTTATTTCTGAACGCTCCTTTTATTACGCTTCGCGGCCGAGTGAGCGAGTGACCCTAGTTAAGACAGTTAAGTTACAGATGTCAGTGACGTCAGTGTGTCAGTGTCACTAAGAGTAAATAAAATGAGTGGTAGTATTCGTTactttgttattgttttaatttaaaatattggaaATCTGAGGGCAATCCTAACAAGAATACTCTTTTTAGTCTGCTTAAAATTGTAAGTTGTATTGCATTTTAGCTAATATGAATCACGGACAGAATgcacattttattttagtttttttatagaaatattgTTTCAGGTATAATAATGACTGTTAACAATACCATTGCACATCAACGGCTCATACTCAGTGGAGATCGGGAAAGGTAAAACGACAAAATTGTTCAACAACTGGCTTAACACGTAAGTAGTCTTGTCTGTATGCAGGtgttacaaatatttaatttctttttagaTTCAAGGAGCTATTAAGACGAAGATTAATTGAATGTGGATGGCGTGATCAAGTGAGGATGCTGTGTCGAGACATGGTTAAGGATAATGAGGGTAGTAACGTAACATTTGACATGTTGGTCAACAGAGTGACACCACGAGCTAGAGCCCTAGTGCCAGACACAGTTAAGAAGGAACTACTTCAGAAAATCAAGACACACCTTCTCACACAAAAAGACCAATAAATGATTAATAAGTAGAACCCTGATTATCCAAACTATAAAAATGTGGGTTATTTGGGAACAGAACAAACTAAAAGAACACTTATACATAAAAACAGGAGGCTTAGCTTTCACCTTAGCTCATCATTAATAGAAAATGCCAATCAAAACTTGAAtacaataatgtatggaaatattcATGAGACTTCtcatagcatctgtcatcctgatacattttaacttttttacataattaacatTATGATATAAACACCTAGAAAAGTTCGGATAATTGAGGGTTCAGATAAAATAAGTCAGTGTTTAAGTAATTGAGGTTCTACTGTAGATTAAATTGTATTGTCACATTGAAGTATTGCAGTGCACCATccatatttaagaaaaaactgaataaaacaCTTTCTACAACCAacagtatattttattaataaacatttacacCTTGagattaaacaaaaatatacatataatattgctTACACATAATACTGCTATTAGATTCATATATGTCATGAAAGTATTGCTGTTCACAATTGCTGTCATGGACTTGTGCAATACCCTTGTTAAAACTGCAATACGGTTGGCAAtgctaaataaatacacaaGAAGGCTGTACGTAAATTGAGATTACATTGCACATTAAAAACAAACATTGTAACATGGCAGTTGACAACCCTGACTTCAAAAAGTGGCATGTGCATAGGTGCAGCTGATAGCTCAGAGGacataaccaaacggagtagccattaacaacAGGCATTCTCCTCTGTCAAAAAGTCGGctaatggtcatacacaatatgtctataaatatatatatagtcctcctcatcattttcgatgacggcgactccaaataaacattatggacgttgtctagcgtgagccctaatgtggctggccaggccgaacttgttcttaaatgctctattgcacgcgtgacattaaatgtatggactgacgtttatctgacatggctatttttacgttacgtatacatttgacgttcccctcccccgcaaattCGGCAAGACTTGTACAGAAagttacagacaaggcgtctcttggttatatcctctaaggctGATAGGGATGAGTGGCTGATGGTTTTTAGGGTGCaagtaaaacaaattaaatacatGTGTTCATCAACTACATCATGTTTTGTATGTaactacatacttacataggtcttacttacattttaatatttacttatacctTCAAACAagcaatttttgtatatatttcggggatatCAAAAAAGGCtaacgattttgatgaaatttgctatatgggggttttgaGGGTGCTAAGGTCTCGGTCTTATCTCTgtgaaaacgcgcatttttgagtttttatgtttgttttccgagcaaagcttggTATCCCAGATATTATTTActaattaattgaaaaaaaaaggtgttTGTCGAaccaaccatatttttttgttcattaacTTTTCGTTCATTAACTCCataagtttaatttagtttattagAATGGGAACTGTACTTTCGCTAATTCATAgaaatgcaaattttaaaatataacatgCTTATATTTACAAACAGTATGTTTTTTAAACTGCATAACTCATCATACCTAACTATGCATTTGATTTCCATGCTTTTCACCATGCACcaccataataatatttacaacttacaatttaaacacaacacaacaatttaaactgtaaaaatgtagacataaaagatacatagtcataatataaatatgtacctattagtACAGCCAAACAATACTCACTGAGCGATATTAGTATGTACTATGTACATTAATATGGTACAggttacataaaaatatatatttgagcaAGTAAATTATTATGCATCTTATAGTTTGAGAATAATTTTGTCACACGGAGATACAACTCTTGTTTCCATTATTCAGCCATCATTCAACAAGTTTTGTCCACTTTTAATTAATGTGATTAATTGCAATAAAATACTTCTAAGAAAATGCCTTTAAATAGATACAAGATATACTTTGCcatttatacaataaaaacaatctAAAACATATTGGACAAAACATCTAAAAATGCTTACAGATTATATTGCAAATTACCCATGTGGTGTGGTCATGATAATGTGCTGAACAAAACACATAGaaaactaccatatttatttacaaaaccgATAAATTTCGAAAGAGTATTCATGACCCtcaatattgcaaaaaaatatttcattgacTACTCATATAAAAAGGATAAATtgctaaatattattttaaataaaaaactcaaaaaaagtataaaaatatgttaggtGCATCACacgtattaggtacctacatgagaATTAGTATTTCAGCATATAAATTAATCAAGCCTtcaaatacataatttattaacTCCGGAACTGAAAGCCACAAGAGCAGATCAATTAATGGAAATTattgttttgtaaaataaatgcaaTCAGAAATGTTAACAATTGTTACTAGAATTAATTGAAATAATGAGCACTCTTTCCTATGTAAAATCCTTAAAGCTCTTAGATACCTGATCTTaagatacatatttaaaaaaatataagaaaaggTATGTACACATAATTTAAATGGAATGTAATTTGGACTTTTACCCCTGACCaggataaattattaaaaacttaataaaatagcTATAACAGTATCAGTACTCTCTtagataaaataaacaatttattacATCTTAAAATTATATCTTTACTTAACATATTTTACCTACTCATCATTTAATTGATCAATTCATTTATACAATACTGATTGTTACAAATGAGCAATATGGACAACGGGAGATTCCAAACCTTGGTgactaaatattaatttaggaaACAATCTTCAATACCGGTTCTCCTGTCAGTTCTTCATAACAATCCAACTCATTTTTTTATTGAGCAGCCACAATTTATGGTTGGCActatctatataggtatatcaaacttaagaacaacaaaaaaatattttagtattacCCATTATAGTTAAGAAAAAAAGcgaatacacaaaataaaattaacggcTATAATTTATTACCCAGTGAACCAACCGTTTAAGCACACACACGTACGTAAGTTTTAACCTATTGAAGAATTTAAAAAGGAACTAAAATAGGCTAAGGAgtgtaataagttaataactcATTTGTTTGAACATTTTGGTACTGTAACAGGACCCACCCGGTATAATTACCTAAATTCcgaaaatatttgaattttaaacaaattatgaGGCTAAAGTGTCAAACAAGCTGCCAGTGCAAAAAAAGTGCTAGTATAATGTGGCAGTTACATAGGGGCTGGCAGGCGGCGATCGCTTTAGGTGCATGCAGTAGTGTAATTGCCACATTAGTGTTCATGTCTCAACAAGATTTCAACATAAGCTACCATTACTACCTCACCTAGACTCTCAACTCGCATTCCACAAGCGCGCGATTTTGATTCCTTTGGCGCTTtcggctaggttcacacggcgttaatttttcccgtaaGCCCTATACGGGATtctatcgaataccgtagtgacaaaTTGTATGGCAACGTTCCAAATCGTTCACACAGCGTCTATGCGGGAAAGCCGTCTagccgtgtgaacgattttgaaagttgccgtacaaattttgctgtcactacgcctacggtattcgataaaatcccgtatacggtatacgggaaaaattaacgccgttTGAACCTAGCCTTACTGATtactgaaatgaaataaaaaacttctttatgtatgtaggtaaaatAGGATTCTATGCCaccgataaatattaaacaaatgtcgtttatttaattaaaaaccttATAGCATttctatcaaattaaatatacagaaaaataaaataacaacacCGCGTCTAAACAAAATATAACCgtctaataaaaaaacttacacgTATGAACATGGCCGAGTATGGCGAGGATCGAACAAGACTTCGTCTTCTGATAGCAGATAAACCCGCCAACCTTTGGGTCTCACGACACTTATCGATAAGGAATCACGCATTAAGCTGTACAAAAGACGTCATTTTTCTTATTTCCTTTGACGAACTGAGTTCGTATTGTTATATTCATTATATTCATCTACAAAGGGCATTATTCCGGTGCCGATGTCGGCCTCGTCATCAAAACGGGTGGAATGTTTTTACAGAATTCAAGAAAATTGGTGATACCcaatggctgaaatgtaatcAAATCAAGATGATTCCATATCCATAAGTGGTGAGATTCTTATCTCTAGGGAATAAATgataaacattaaatattagtATTATCATAAGATATtcaccacagatttaatatatacgctagataacgcaaataccacgatttgtattgaaaccaagcgtgccgacttttacATACAActtttacgcataatataattttaaaattacttatctgtgataggaaatatgttcttgcctttgggtgctcgcaatttttgggctgttgcaattaattatcatgcaacgaagcatttttttaagttttcacggacgtccggctgcaacaactgacgcgcgtggactgtaaagagcgaagGTCAACCTCAACGCTTGGTCGGctttcggacacgcgaagtagatgcatttgcgtcttctatggtatatttatttctgtggtatTCACCTACATTCTACCTGCGTACCTATTACAACATAATTAATAtcacgtatttttgtaaataaataacaaatttaaattacacATAAATTGCGAATTTTCCATTACGAGGAAACCGATTTCGTAACGCTTAATATTACAGAATAGCGTTTAGCTCCTACTTATATTTACCAGATATAAACCGCCATTctatatcaatttaaaaaaaatggtatttaatatatattcaaCAGTCAGGAACTTCGACGAAGCGACGCATCGAAGACACCGAGTCGGAGCGACCATACATCGATCTCATCACGCGACAGCGGGTGTTCATTTTTTGTCCACCCGTGGCCTTCGTATTAATAATTAGCAATTCAAGGTCCATTCGATTGTATCGACTCGTGCACTCCCGGAGGGTCCTCTCGGGCACTGCTATGAAAACGCACGTACGGTTCAGAGCTAAGCGCCGCTAGGTGAACCGTATGACCGCTCGCCCGGCACGGCTATAGCTATACGTATCACATCGTTAATTTAGGTCACACCGCCCTAAATCATAGTATCGTCAGAGAGACTCGAGCATAGAACCTTTTGTCCATAGGTACTCTGAAATTCCGTTCCCCTTAAATTAAATAGCAATACCCACGGACATGATTCAGCACGGTCGCACCGCCGACCCAAAACAGCTCCGTGGACAAGTTCGGCCCGGCCCGGCACGGCTACAGGGTGGAGACGTACGGGCGCGCGGCCCAGGGCTAGGTgtggcgcggcggcggcacgcggcggcgcgcgcgcaccacGGGCGCGCGCGCCACCAGCACCAGCGACGACGCCAGCGCGAGCCGCACCGGCGCGCGCGACCCGCCCGGCAACCTGCGAGACAAATAGGTTAATAACGGCGTATGGAAAAATCTATTCATTTTTTGAGCCAGAATGACTCAATGACGTGGAAGTACCGCCGAAACAGGACGCTAGACGGGGCGCAGGTCGGGCGCCACCGTCACAGCCGCGACCGGCCATGTGTCACACCCGGTACATACCTGACCAGCACGGAGGTGACGGTGGCGCGGCCGTCGCCGGTGGGCTCGATGGCGACGGGGCGCAGGTCGGACGCCACCGTCACAGCCGCGACCGGCCATGTGTCACACCCGGTACATACCTGACCAGCACGGAGGTGACGGCGGCGCGGCCGTCGCCGGTGGGCTCGATGGCGACGGGGCGCAGGTCGGACGCCACCGTCACAGCCGCGACCGGCCATGTGTCACACCCGGTACATACCTGACCAGCACGGAGG
This DNA window, taken from Cydia strobilella chromosome 4, ilCydStro3.1, whole genome shotgun sequence, encodes the following:
- the LOC134740625 gene encoding enhancer of yellow 2 transcription factor-like, whose protein sequence is MTVNNTIAHQRLILSGDRERFKELLRRRLIECGWRDQVRMLCRDMVKDNEGSNVTFDMLVNRVTPRARALVPDTVKKELLQKIKTHLLTQKDQ